DNA from Pichia kudriavzevii chromosome 5, complete sequence:
TGTTTCCGCATTGGGCGGCGTTGGGCTGAAAGCGGGAAAAAGATTGGGCGCGGCTTGTGCAGCGGGGGAGGCGGGACTGTACCACGTCGTGGAGAGCTGTGTATGGGGGAAGGTACTCTCCGAAATAATGGCATTGTTTATAGGGTGTTATAATATTATAGTATTGTTAGAATATTGTTATAGTATTGTTATAGCAAGAAGCTTTTATTCCTTCACTGCCCAATCTGTATGCCATTAGTATCCATTTAAATACAAACATTCCCTACTCTGTTTGTTTCACTGTTACGGTATCCGGTATTTTGTATAGTGTGAGTTTACTGCAGCTGGTGTTAGTTGCTATTGCTAttgctattgttattgttattgttattgctattgttattgctatCGTTTTCCCTACTACTGCTATAGCTGTCATATCACAACCTAATAACCTCTCTACCTTCTACATCgatttggagaaacaaCCCACTGGCCAGTCATGAACTTGAGGAACACAGTAACCCCGCTAACCGCTTCCATTGcaattctttttctcttgggGACTTTGCTACTATATTTTCTTACAGTCTTGTCCGGTGCTACAGAACACTCAATCTTGAAGAGATTCTATTGGCTTCAAGCAGATTGTTCAAAGTTCCCCGGTGCTCCCTTTAGTGGCCAATGCAGATGGACTAATTACGCCATTTGCGCCGTCGTGGACGGCTATAACCACAACTGCATAAAGTCGGCTGCACACCCATTCTCCCCAAAGGATAACTTTAGCTCCACAGTGGGAGTTCCAATGGCCTTTATCAATAATAGAAATTACTACTACTACACGAGCAGAATCGGTTACGCCTTTGAATTAGTGGGAATCTCCtttttgacattttctCTAATGGCCCTTGTTGTCCACCTCTTTACAAAGTTTAAAGTCAAGTTGGCCTTTAAGGGCCTCTTTTGGTCCTTCTACATATTGGCCTTTGTCTTCACCGTCATCTCTGTCGCATTGTCCACTTCTGCATATGCCAAGGGAAGACAAAAGTTTAGAGACGACGGCATTGAGGCTTCCCTAGGCACGAAAACCTGGGCTGTTGCTTGGACTACGGTCGCATTGATGCTAATCAACATGCCTCTCTTGGCATTGGCTACAGTAGAATGGAACAAAGGTAGAGACTCCTTTTACTCCCCAGATTACTATACTACTAATAAAGAGTCATACCAGGAACCTCTTGCTGTAAACCCAGTTCCAACCTCAACCGGCCCTTGGTTCAAGAGAAGATCAGCAACTAAAAACTCATCCTACTCGCAACAACCGCCAATCTCAGCCACTCCGGCTATAAAGGAAGAAGTTAAGGCAGGGGCTGTTCCCCTAGATAAACACCCGGCAGATGATACCCTCCAACCTTAGATGCCACCCGTTTATTCATTGCACATTGACCGCTGACTGCTACCAAATGACTCCCCGTCCAAATTTTAGCCTTGACTAATTCCAACTCTCAAAATAATGTTTATTCAATTAATATATTGTGACTATTATCATCATTCCTGCgtttattttccatttttttactcttttATTCTACTATAATTCACTTGAACCTTCCTAATTAGCTGTCAATAAACCTTGTTTCACACACGGCTAAACAAGTTGTCACTCCACCCAGTTTTACTTAGTTTCACCTCATTCCATTCCTCGACTCCCTTTACCAATTTTTTAATCGTACTATCATCACTAATGTTATATACCACTACCTAACTAATTATAATATCtacaaacaacaaagaaTGGGATACCTCTAGACCCTCTTACCTCCCCCCTCCCCCCTTTACTGTCTTCGTACTTCTCCCTGGCATCTCTCGGCTCACTCAGCTCTTTTTCCCTCATCCACTTCCCCGCTAATGCGTCAAGTTGATGGGCTTGCCTGCTTCCCATTCCCGCAACACATTCTTGATGTTGTAACAGTACTTCAACCTCACTGCCAACATGGCAAACCTCTCCCAGTCCTTGACATTGAAACACACTTCCAGCTGCTGGACAATCTCTTCAATCTTTCGATCGTTGGCACTCCTCATCTCCTCGGCTTCCCTCTCCGTGCTCATACTCTCAAGCATCTCGTGGACGTCCATCATCTCCATCAACATCTCCTTATCTTGAAACTGCAACGACTTCCCCACCTCGTCGTCTCCTAGATCCAGCCCCCCTTCAACCTTCGATATGTACTGTGCCCGTTTTAACGGATCCATAAGCGTCTCATAGGCCTTATTGATCATTGAGGAGTCCTCGccttcttctgcttcagCGGCACCATCCCCTTCCACACGCTCATTCGCCTCTCTCTTGAGGTCTGGATGAGAGATCGACTGGAGGTGCCGATATTCCTTACGCAACGTACGTGGATTGATCTTAAAAGACGTGCCATTGGGGAAAGTCTGTGGGAACATCTGGAAGAAGGTCTTCCTTGCTGTCGTGTAGTTACGTGTAAGTCGCCACATGATAAATCCCAGGAATTTCTTGTCTAGTTTAtatatgtgtatgtgtttatgtatgtatgtgtgttcttgttcttcctcttcatcatcttctcctCCTGGCATTGAACACCTCTAAGGTGCTTCTACAACTACAAGTGTTACTCTTCCTTTTGTGTCGCTACCTCAATTGTGCTACCGCTCGAAAAAACAATATCCAAAATAGCATATCTCAAACCAAAGTCACGTGCCTCGGCTTGCCTTGTCTCTCAAATCCACAAGACTCACTTAGTGAACATTCTTATCCGCAATAACACGTCAAGGAACAAACTGACGCCAAGGGGCTACCCACTTTCGTTTTACTGACTCTTTACACCGTCTATTCTACTGTTGTCCTCCCTTAACCTAACCCACCTTCTCCTGGTGTGTTTGTCTCCACTGTTTAGTAAGTTATGTCCCTCCCCTTTCCTTATTGTAGACACCCTCCGTGCACCAGGGTGCGAACTTTCgcactatttttttttttccctcttttCCTTTGGGCCAATCTTtattcatgtttttttttcaaatacgTTACTCCATGTGGAGATGCACATAAAATAGACACACTGTGTAGTGTCAATGGTTGAGCTTGAACTGTGTATTACCATAGAATCCACAGACACACCATACAATAGAGACTACCATGGCCGGCCATTTTGGAAGACACTGTATGTTTATTACCTCTTGCGGCGGTTGTGGGGCACTTGCGTCGTGCCCCACAACCGTCCCGCCCTCCTCCTCAAGTATACCGTGCATACTAACATTAGGTTGACGTCCCGTCAAACGCCTCATTATTCCTCGTACAGTATTACACGCAGACAAGAACGTCGAGAAGTTCTCTGACTTTAGAGAAAACCTTATCAGACACTACAAATGGAACATCAAGTCCGCCGGCATTGCAGTGCTCTTTCTTGCTGCAATCCCTGTCGGCCTCTCCTATATCGGTTACAAGTACCAGGACGTCAACTGTATCGCAAAGAGAAGAACAACTTCCATCTGGCAAGCGGAAAACAACTGGGTCCCAAGATCTTAAACAGATACTCTCCACGCCCTTcgggggggggggggggggggggggggggggaagtAGTGGAACCATACATCCTCAACCTATTTATTATTCAGTCCTATACGTTATACTGCATTATATCATATAATATTATTTATCTATCAAACCATTCTTGTTTCAAGAAACAGAAGTGTGTACAAAGGCTACATTGCTTTCCCCCGTGCCGTTAACGACTCTATGGAGTATACTACCAACCACAGTATAATATGGTATCTTGGAGTATATTGTATCATGTATTCTATTATATTATGTTATTATATTATAGTATATTATATTATTATATTATAGTATATTATATTATAGTATATTATAGTTATAGTTGTAGTTATATTTATAGTTACATACAGCAACAGAAACAGTTGCTCATTATATATCCTCCATGATATTTTTGCGCTCATTCAGCAGCCTTTTAGCCCATTGCCTAGCCAATATAGAAACCTTCATAAACTTCCTCGAGGCAtactttttgaaaaactccTCGTGTATAATAGGACTCACAAGGTAGTCCATGATCATTATACACACTTCCTCCAAATCTTCGGCCTTGTAACCACCGGAATAGTGAATCAGGTTTTTATTCCAATCGTTCTTGCCAATCATTTTTCGTGATATATACATTGCACCAGCACAACACAAGGACGGCAAGTAGCCAATGAATTTATGGTCGATAATAGTTATCTCCAAGAGGTACTTTCCGATTGTCCGCGTGTTGACATCATAATCGTCAGCTTTGGAGATTCGACGCAAGAAGTTCATTGGATTCGGATACGACATGTCAAAATTTAGAATTTCCAATATAAACCGTTCAGCTCCAAGAATTTCATCCTCTGAGAACGCTCCATCGGTGACATATGCATAGTTCTTAATTGATGGTGAGTAAACTTCCTCGTATTTTGCCGCTATAAACAACGAACCAGTGGCTAGTAGTTGCAATCGATCCACCTGTACTAACTCCTTCGATAAAAACCTATCCATTATATTGATCGATAAATAAAGGGTCTCCGGCAGTAACTTAAATTTGAGGTGGACCTCAACCAGCCAATCAACTAATATACTCCTCATCTTGGGTCTTAAatttctttgcatttgtaAGTAGTTTGGATTCGGCAAAGTTCTCAGCTCCAATTCATgtaaatattcaaaaatatcttgaACATATTCACTCACCATCAGAGGATCATCAAAATCTCCAGAATCTAGATCATCCCATCCTTGTTCATCATGTGAAATCCCAATCCTCTCAACAACACCAGcatcttcctcctcctcatcGTTTTCTTCGGTATCCAACCTTAAACGTTTACTCTCCTGTGTCTGATCAGCCTCAATTAGCTCATCTTCAGTCTCAACTGGCGCACATCTCTTTAACGAAGTTCCTCGATAACgatcaacatcatctttCCGCTCGCTAATTAACGATTCGTCGCccttgattttgattgatttatttgcTTGCAAACTGGTGTTCTCATACTGAACTGTGCTCGTATAAAATGGTGAACACATTGACATTCCACTGATGGCAGTTAAATGTCcactttcttcttccttctGTATTCCACTTCCTTGCGGTTGCGCCTGTACATTTGATTGTACCGTTGTCTCATGCAATCCATGGCTATGGACAGgaaattgtttctttgaaccATTCTGTCCTTGGATATCTGTCAACACCTGCCTCTCTAATTGTTGATGCGCTGTGCGCTGGGCATGGTTGTTTCGCAATCCCGTTCCTTCGTCAGTCCCCTTACGCTGTATCAACTGTGATACATTCTCTGTATTGGTATTCTCTACCGGTTGTTTCTGTACAATATCCtataataaataataaataaatatcaGAAAtaataggaaaaaaattatttttgTGATATTTCCATATGTTAGTATCGATATTCTCCCTCTAATGACAAGAATCCATTAGCCTGTCATCCATCAATTATAGAAACATACCCTAGACATTTACCGGTTCCTCGTATCCTACAGCACCTCCTCAATGAATGGAAATCGTGCCTTGCTGTATGTGTACCTCCCCAATCTGACCTTCTTTTCCTAAACACTCAGAGCCTGCTCTCTCACTCTCTAATTTGACTAGGAATTTCTCTTGTCGAGAAAATGCTGGAAATGCGAAACTCaattttcatattttttggCGCTCTTGTCCTATTAGGCAATTTGTACACACTCTTGAGACACGTCTTAGGGCTACACATGGTAAACAAGCACACACTGGCACTTTGATCTGCATAGGTCAGATAAttaaatatatatgtatatctatatatctatatatcAATATATCAATATATATGTCTGAGTATCTTGGTATATCTATGAACGCGAGTGGGGGTGTTTCATTACCTCTATAACCCGTACCGCATAGATTTCATGTAGGCTGCCCTCTCTTCAGTAGTAGGAGGCCGATACATACTCCAGTCAAAGTTCACGTTGGGACCGTATTTCCTCCCAAAAACTGTCTCACATTCAAACTTGGCAGGTTTTCCGAAAACACTTTCGGGATTCACCCCACGTTGTATGTAAAGCTGCCGTTGGAGGTTCTTCTCGGAAAACCATTCACCATCATCTCCAGACGGAACATAGTGGGAAGTCTCGGGACCTTCATCTTCGTTCTCGGAAGCTAGCATTGGAATATCATCGGGCAGAATGTTGGTGCTCGTAGCCGTGTCAGTAGTCTTGATTATAGGCTTGATAGTGTTTGAAACTAAATGACTCTTTTTTAGAACAGGTATCCTGCTACCACCAGCAATGCTGTTATTCTTTCTATGATGGTAGAGCATCCCACCTAGTTCAACGTCTCCATCTAGTGGCCTATTTTTGTATTGATCGAAATCTGTCGAAGACTTCAAGCTTCGTTTCGTTAATGGTAACTGTTGCTTCTTGAGCGGCGACCTTCGTTCATTACCGAGATCAAGAGCAGGTAAAAGCGAAGGCATCGTTGCAGCTGCAGTAGGAACAAGAACAGGTGCATTCAGCTTAACAGCAGAAGTACTGTCCAATTTACTAACTGCATGACGGGGTGTGGTTTTCGTACTTGTTTTAGCAGATTTATTGGGAGATCCAATGGTAGAGTGTCGACTTTTCCTTCGACTAGACTCTGTCGGTTGCATcaatcttgaaatcaagtcatttttttctgaatttgttttggtACTTTGAGTGGGTGTCTTGTAAGGATTTTTAttctccttttccttttcctcttttattgtcttctttctttccctTTCCCTTTcgttttcctcttcttctttccttttcttctctcgtttttccttttccattAGGACCCTTTCATATCTCTCCTTTTCATGTTTCTCCCGTTCCTGCTTCACCTTCTTGGTGAAATTACGGTTGAGCTTGATCGTGGGTTCATCGGTAGAAGTGTTAGCACTCATAAACGTGTCCTTGGGTAATGGCTTTAGTTGTAAGGTCAGACTCTTCCTATCCGAAATGCTCTTTCGCaagctttttcttttgtcaTCAAGTCGcctttcttcaaaaaccaTCCCATGACTAGGCGTAGCTCCAGATGGTCTACTTTTGAGCCTCGGTAAACTTGTCTTCTTGATAATCGATTTCTTACGGGTCGAACCTAACGTCAAAGGCTCTAGCATTGGCATTTCCGAAAACTTAATAGGCGATTTGTACCCATtgcttgattttttcttcacctGAGATAGTTCTATCTTCTCAAGGGTTTTCAAGTTTAACGTTGTATCGTCACTTTCATCACTAAATATCCCATCACTAGCATGGTCAATAAGTCGTGacaattctttgatttcctcCTCTGgacttttcttttcattcTTAGAAGGTGAAGTCTTGGTATCGGGTTTGTAGGGCGACgttttcaattccaaaattttcTGCTTGGCTGCAAAAGACTTTCTGATATCATTCCTTATCATGTCAAATGAGTCGTTACTTCCATCAGCATACTCGGTCGCTTGAATATCATGCTCTTGTTCCACTAATAATGTTGTTGTGTTTTTAATTATCTCAATCTGTCGACGATTACTTTCTTTTATCGGGGACGATGGCGACCGATATCGTCTAGGAGATTTCAGCAATAAAAAAGAGTTTCCTTCAGGTTGTACTGGCGATATGTTTGACTGAACATCAGCTTTTTGATTTCCCTTGTCATTTTTCATGCTGCTGTCATGTTGGTAACCATTTACATCCTTTTCTCCAttgttgtttgtgtttttgttttcgtttTGATTTCcgttttcattttcatgttcattCAATATTCtatctttcttttcaatatccTTCTTGTTGTCGTTCTCATTTCCTTTTATATTCTCATCTCCATTGTCGTTTTCCTTTCTATTTTGAATCCCTTTGTCGTtctcatcaattttttcatctctCTCTGCAATTCCAACTTTCCCGCTCTCTTCATTATCCAAATCTTCGAAATCTGCAGTTCCAATATAAAGAATGTCATCCATCGCATTATTCATCCAATCAATATTCTCAATcatattcaaagataatgtCTCCAATGTAGATTCCACAATTCTATCCTCAATGTACACTTCAGAGGCTATCCACTTGGAAAATCCAGGAAtttctttggaagaaaCCGTCTTTCCCGTGGCCTTCCTCTTCCGTGTCATGGATGTTGTAATTCCAAGCATCTTGAGAACGCCCTGGCTTGAAGTATCTTTATAAGTATTTGAGACAGTCAACATTCCAAGATTAAAACATTCCAATTTTTGCTTCTCACGCGTTTCGCATAAAAATTGCACATTCTTTGGTACCCTTTCTGTTCACCATCTTAATTTCATACCTGTTCcctttcattttttttttcagtagGCTATAGACAAAACTCGAGAAGTATCTAATCTGATGCTGCTTTTTGCCGGTCTTGTGAATCTATCTTAGAAGATTGTCAGTGTTTACAAAGCATCATGGATGTTTCATTACCACCTCTTAATATTTCACCATCTTTCGAAACGAGCCTCGCATTGTTAataacttgaaaaaaaaatttagttttttttttctctcaaattATCTTTTAACATCATTAAAAATATTTGCTGGAGTTATCGACAAACACCTCAAAAAGAAGGCGATTTACCAGCAAACAAATGTCTAGTGGTGACCGTTCAAAGTATTCTGCCAATGTTAGTACCGATTCAGCACTAAGATTAGCCgaatttattgaagattGTGAGAATGAACAGGACGAAATTTCAACTAGtgatgaaaatatccagaaaatcaaaaactttCTTGACGTCAAATTCAACACCACATCAATAGTGCAAATCCAATCTTTCTGTGCAACTACAAATGATCATTCTTCATTGAGTGCGTTAAATGTCAACTTAGCAACTTTGATTAAACTAGCAAACAGATATCCTCAATTACATCAGTCTATTAAATTTTTAGTTCTTGAAATAATTTCCACCCACAATGTCAAGGTATTTTATAGATGTTTGTCCAATGAACATCCTGGTGTTGCTAACCCTGCGTTGAAGTTGATCTCTCaaattgtttctttcaacaatggcgtttttgttgatgagtttttagaaaattttGACTTGACGGTAAAATCTTTCTGTGATTTGATGTATCCTACAAAGGCAACTGCAAAGCTAAGTAAAAATGGCAAATCTTTTCTCACAGTAAGACATAATATGGTCACTTTTTGGATTAACTTATGCTCAAATGCATCACCCTTAACCAGAATGGATTTACTATCCAATAAtaagaaaatcaattcCGGTTGGATCAAATACATAACTGAGTTTGACAATAATTCGCTGATCAAAAGAACTCTACAGTTTTTTGAAACGAAAGTTTTGAACGAACCTTCATTCAGGAAAATGACTAAGTGCAAATTATTAGGCGACTTCACAATTGGTAAGTTTGTTGAACTATATAAAATTTCTGATAtcaaagatgaaattcACAAGTTATTGTTAAAAATCACcacagatgaagaaaacggTCTTTTGTTTCATGACTACAGAACATATTTCCAAAATGTTCCGTTGGCATGCTTACCATCAAATGCAAATTTCAATAACAATGGTGTCTCAATCCAAATAGCTGAtcagaaattcaaaatcaataacaagATTATTTACAATATTCTTACCTCATTAAAACCTTGGTCAGACACGTTGCATCTGAAATTGCTGATTTCCATATTAGAGCATGTTCCTGAGCTGAATGCTCCTTACAACTATCACCTATTACATATAAATGGTACCCACGACCCTAAACTAACCTCTTTTTATGTGGGTCAAACGTTATTACTGACTAAAATAACACAATTGCCAATCCCACAGGATTTCATTACATTTACAAAGACGTTTATTGATCAATCTATCGGATCACCCCCATCAATAGGTAAATACTATAGCATAAAACTATTGATGGAGGCAATTTGCCCAGCACAGTTAAATAGATCATCATTAACCAAAGGACTAAAGGCCAAAGAGCCACTAATCAGACACCTAACTACCCAATTAGTTATTTCAgtaataaagaaattttcTAAGATTAATAAATTACTTAAgatcaatgaaaattcaattttcagCTCATTTAGCCAAGAATTAATGAAAGACTTAATCAATTTGAAGCTGCCTGATCCTAGtgtttttgttggtttAACAAATGAAGTGCTAAAGACTGAGAAGGTCAACAAACTACTATTGCTTAATTACATGAAAACCGCAGAgtattatcaaaatattcTAGATATTAACGTTCCGCTTCAATTAGGGCCAGTCAGCAAGCTAATTGGTATTGACATCGAAgatccaaattcaaataaggAGAAGCTGTCAGATGTGGACATTTTACTTTTCAACTCTTACTTATCACTAACAGCAATGCAATCGATTTCTAGTCAACATAATAAATGGTGGAATGTAACCAAAggttcaaagaattcatTATTTACAAGTATAGCCAAACTTCCCTACGATCTACAGTATCAcgatgaaaatgataagGAGAAAGCAAAcattgttattgatgataattTACTGCATAAAGTCGTTGAAGTATTATCAAATTTAGTAGATGATCAGCtagtttttgaagatttcaggctaaaaaataataatatctTATTTTCTCAAACATGGGCTGTAGTATTGTCGTTTATTAACACCTTCAATTCTTTATCAAcagaaaatgttgaatcAATCAGCACTATTTGTaagattgttgatgaatcaATTTCTCGGGCAATCAAAACACCCTACAGATATTATGatattgtttcaaaaattaGCAAAGGCTCAAGATTGTCGGTTTTCTATGTTGCTGTTTGTGAGCAATGCAAGTTTGCAGACGCAAAATTCAAGCCTATTGTACATTCGTGGATTGAATATCTATCtttgtttatgtttttaCTTGGTGAACCAATAGATACAATGAAGATCATCGCCAAGGACTATTTAAGCATTGACATCGAGTTCAACTTACAAAATTATGAAaagtttgttgaaaatcaCAGACAGCTTGTTAATGAGCAAGCTActactttttcaatgatcTCGCTTACTCCtttcaaacaattgaaaacgGTGGTCAAGAATTTGATTCCAAAGTCCGATGCCGAAGTCATTGCTATTTTGGATAGAATCAATACTATTATAAATTCAGACTATGAATTGAAATCAGTTGAAGAGTTACTTTTGGACCTGATTTCAACATATGCAAGCTATGTCATGCAAAGATATAATGGTACTGCCTTAGATGGGATTAACGAGTATGAGATAAACCTATTAGATGGTAAATACTGgaattcattttttgttaaCGAGGAAGATTTAGTTGGCTCACAACTGAGATCTTCAAAGAAGTTTTTTATCATGTCTCTATTAAGGGAAGTTTTCCTAGAATTATGGGGCAAGGTAATGAATTCCAGTTTCAAGAAATCGTTAACTGAAAGCATTGAGAAATTAGTTCACTCCATTAACTTATCAGAGACAGCAATCAAGAAAGTGTCTGAGTACATTTGGGTTTTATCAAGCGAAAAGCTCGTcagtttgttgatttccaaagaaaaccatCAGTTCAGCGATGCTTTGCTAGAAGTTGCACAATCTAGAAAGGTCAAACTGGAAACATCACAAATAATCGAGTATTGTAGAATTTCTAAGGATGTTCAGTTAAAGTtgtcaaatattcaatCGTTTAGAGGTTTAGCTAATGGTGCCACTTTTGACTCAGACCAAGTTGAAGAGCTAGTTAAATTGGCAAAAGAGTCACATACAAAAGTCCTATATTATAACATACTTGAAATTGTATGCGTACAGAGTGAAGCTTACGTTAAGAAAATTGTCCAATCTTTGGAAACTGAATTTGAGGAAATCTCATCTGATATTGAGGGATATAAATTTCTACAGTTTTTATCAACCAAAGACAAAACTTTTAGAAAGAGGCTTTACGATATAGCTGTTCAAAAGATTGGATTGATGGTTGGCAAACATACACCAATTTCAGTTACATTAAATGTCTATTTGCACACAATATCTTTGCAcatgaaaaatgaaaaattagaTGAAGTCGTTGAAACAATGATTGAACAGCTACTCTCATTAAATGATGTTAGAAATGTTGCTAGCTTGATTTTCTCTCCTGAGATGACATCTGTGATTCTTCAGTTatatgttgaagaagatgacaAAGCCaatgtgaaaaaaacatgGTTATACCGTGCGACTCTATATATCACCAAAGTATTTGCTGAGAGTCAGggtgaagttgaaattgaacCATTCTTAGAAAGTTTAATGGAAACGTTTAAAGAAtcattttggaaatatGTCCCTAAAAATATGTTAAACTCTCAGCTCGAGGTTATATGTTCAAGACCATGGATTAATAATCTGAAAGTATTGAAATACTGTACTTGGATAGTGAGAACGGGTTCAAAAAATGTCATTGAATGtaccaaagtttt
Protein-coding regions in this window:
- a CDS encoding uncharacterized protein (PKUD0E04440; similar to Saccharomyces cerevisiae YDL222C (FMP45) and YNL194C (YNL194C); ancestral locus Anc_2.55) translates to MNLRNTVTPLTASIAILFLLGTLLLYFLTVLSGATEHSILKRFYWLQADCSKFPGAPFSGQCRWTNYAICAVVDGYNHNCIKSAAHPFSPKDNFSSTVGVPMAFINNRNYYYYTSRIGYAFELVGISFLTFSLMALVVHLFTKFKVKLAFKGLFWSFYILAFVFTVISVALSTSAYAKGRQKFRDDGIEASLGTKTWAVAWTTVALMLINMPLLALATVEWNKGRDSFYSPDYYTTNKESYQEPLAVNPVPTSTGPWFKRRSATKNSSYSQQPPISATPAIKEEVKAGAVPLDKHPADDTLQP
- a CDS encoding uncharacterized protein (PKUD0E04450; similar to Saccharomyces cerevisiae YGL018C (JAC1); ancestral locus Anc_4.103), translating into MPGGEDDEEEEQEHTYIHKHIHIYKLDKKFLGFIMWRLTRNYTTARKTFFQMFPQTFPNGTSFKINPRTLRKEYRHLQSISHPDLKREANERVEGDGAAEAEEGEDSSMINKAYETLMDPLKRAQYISKVEGGLDLGDDEVGKSLQFQDKEMLMEMMDVHEMLESMSTEREAEEMRSANDRKIEEIVQQLEVCFNVKDWERFAMLAVRLKYCYNIKNVLREWEAGKPINLTH
- a CDS encoding uncharacterized protein (PKUD0E04455), whose amino-acid sequence is MAGHFGRHLLHADKNVEKFSDFRENLIRHYKWNIKSAGIAVLFLAAIPVGLSYIGYKYQDVNCIAKRRTTSIWQAENNWVPRS
- a CDS encoding uncharacterized protein (PKUD0E04460; similar to Saccharomyces cerevisiae YPR119W (CLB2) and YGR108W (CLB1); ancestral locus Anc_3.452) is translated as MSRDIVQKQPVENTNTENVSQLIQRKGTDEGTGLRNNHAQRTAHQQLERQVLTDIQGQNGSKKQFPVHSHGLHETTVQSNVQAQPQGSGIQKEEESGHLTAISGMSMCSPFYTSTVQYENTSLQANKSIKIKGDESLISERKDDVDRYRGTSLKRCAPVETEDELIEADQTQESKRLRLDTEENDEEEEDAGVVERIGISHDEQGWDDLDSGDFDDPLMVSEYVQDIFEYLHELELRTLPNPNYLQMQRNLRPKMRSILVDWLVEVHLKFKLLPETLYLSINIMDRFLSKELVQVDRLQLLATGSLFIAAKYEEVYSPSIKNYAYVTDGAFSEDEILGAERFILEILNFDMSYPNPMNFLRRISKADDYDVNTRTIGKYLLEITIIDHKFIGYLPSLCCAGAMYISRKMIGKNDWNKNLIHYSGGYKAEDLEEVCIMIMDYLVSPIIHEEFFKKYASRKFMKVSILARQWAKRLLNERKNIMEDI
- a CDS encoding uncharacterized protein (PKUD0E04470); translation: MLTVSNTYKDTSSQGVLKMLGITTSMTRKRKATGKTVSSKEIPGFSKWIASEVYIEDRIVESTLETLSLNMIENIDWMNNAMDDILYIGTADFEDLDNEESGKVGIAERDEKIDENDKGIQNRKENDNGDENIKGNENDNKKDIEKKDRILNEHENENGNQNENKNTNNNGEKDVNGYQHDSSMKNDKGNQKADVQSNISPVQPEGNSFLLLKSPRRYRSPSSPIKESNRRQIEIIKNTTTLLVEQEHDIQATEYADGSNDSFDMIRNDIRKSFAAKQKILELKTSPYKPDTKTSPSKNEKKSPEEEIKELSRLIDHASDGIFSDESDDTTLNLKTLEKIELSQVKKKSSNGYKSPIKFSEMPMLEPLTLGSTRKKSIIKKTSLPRLKSRPSGATPSHGMVFEERRLDDKRKSLRKSISDRKSLTLQLKPLPKDTFMSANTSTDEPTIKLNRNFTKKVKQEREKHEKERYERVLMEKEKREKKRKEEEENERERERKKTIKEEKEKENKNPYKTPTQSTKTNSEKNDLISRLMQPTESSRRKSRHSTIGSPNKSAKTSTKTTPRHAVSKLDSTSAVKLNAPVLVPTAAATMPSLLPALDLGNERRSPLKKQQLPLTKRSLKSSTDFDQYKNRPLDGDVELGGMLYHHRKNNSIAGGSRIPVLKKSHLVSNTIKPIIKTTDTATSTNILPDDIPMLASENEDEGPETSHYVPSGDDGEWFSEKNLQRQLYIQRGVNPESVFGKPAKFECETVFGRKYGPNVNFDWSMYRPPTTEERAAYMKSMRYGL